A genomic stretch from Serratia entomophila includes:
- a CDS encoding CoA transferase, translating into MNTLTHTLLDEIWQSMGYTATPVEQITVLGTGELASAFPVTELATAAWGAAGLACAELFDRPGGDARQIRVDQRLASLWFGWTLRPLGWSLPAAWDALAGDYAAADGWIRLHTNAPHHRQAVEKVLGPAADKGALAGRVQGWQKSALEQAVIEAGGCAAEMRSVEAWQQHIQGKSVALEPLIHASLQPATAPPSWPLPPARPLHGVRVLDLTRIIAGPIATRFLAGLGADVLRIDPYGWDEPAVEHEVILGKRCARLNLTNAQDRQTFEQLLKTADILVHGYRAGALEKLGYGVEERRALSPGLIDICLNAYGWTGPWRGRRGFDSLVQMSCGLAAGGMTWRQASLPVPLPVQALDHATGYLMAAAALTGMKQRLARGTGYVARLSLARTAQLLLAHPYPQDHRQEALAPATAADENPQSELTHWGPAQRLRAPLSLTGTALQWALPSTALGTSRPAWLRR; encoded by the coding sequence ATGAATACCCTCACCCACACCCTGCTCGACGAAATTTGGCAAAGTATGGGGTACACCGCAACCCCGGTGGAGCAGATAACTGTCCTGGGCACAGGCGAGCTGGCCTCGGCGTTTCCGGTCACCGAGCTGGCAACCGCCGCCTGGGGAGCAGCCGGGTTGGCCTGCGCCGAACTGTTCGATAGGCCCGGCGGCGACGCCCGCCAGATCCGGGTCGATCAACGGCTGGCTTCGCTATGGTTCGGCTGGACGCTAAGACCGCTGGGCTGGAGCCTGCCGGCCGCCTGGGATGCACTGGCCGGAGACTACGCCGCGGCGGATGGTTGGATACGGCTGCACACCAACGCCCCGCATCACCGCCAGGCGGTGGAAAAGGTCTTAGGGCCGGCGGCGGATAAAGGCGCGTTGGCGGGAAGAGTACAGGGCTGGCAGAAAAGCGCATTAGAGCAGGCGGTGATCGAAGCCGGCGGCTGCGCGGCGGAAATGCGCTCCGTCGAAGCCTGGCAGCAGCATATTCAGGGCAAAAGCGTGGCGTTAGAGCCGCTGATCCACGCCTCGCTGCAGCCGGCGACGGCGCCGCCGAGTTGGCCGCTGCCCCCCGCCCGACCGCTGCATGGCGTCCGGGTGTTGGATCTGACGCGCATCATCGCCGGACCGATCGCTACCCGTTTTCTCGCCGGCTTAGGTGCCGACGTGCTGCGCATCGATCCGTACGGCTGGGATGAACCCGCCGTCGAACATGAGGTGATATTAGGCAAACGCTGCGCACGCCTGAACCTGACCAATGCGCAAGATCGTCAAACCTTTGAACAACTGTTGAAAACCGCCGACATCCTCGTTCACGGCTACCGCGCCGGGGCGCTGGAGAAATTGGGCTATGGCGTAGAGGAAAGGCGCGCGCTGTCGCCGGGCCTGATCGACATTTGCCTCAATGCCTACGGCTGGACCGGCCCATGGCGCGGCCGGCGCGGCTTCGACAGCCTGGTGCAGATGAGCTGCGGCCTGGCAGCAGGAGGCATGACATGGCGCCAGGCGAGCCTGCCGGTGCCGTTGCCGGTGCAGGCGCTGGATCACGCCACCGGTTATCTGATGGCGGCTGCTGCGTTAACGGGCATGAAACAGCGCCTGGCCCGTGGAACCGGCTACGTCGCCCGGCTATCGCTGGCGCGCACTGCGCAGCTGTTGCTGGCGCACCCTTACCCGCAGGATCATCGGCAGGAAGCACTGGCGCCGGCAACGGCGGCGGATGAAAACCCGCAGTCTGAGCTGACGCACTGGGGCCCGGCGCAACGCCTGCGCGCGCCGTTGAGCCTGACGGGCACCGCACTGCAATGGGCTCTGCCTTCGACGGCGTTAGGAACCTCACGGCCGGCGTGGCTGCGGCGCTAA
- a CDS encoding LysR substrate-binding domain-containing protein: MLNDRIPLHILPTFVIAARLENLRATAQQVHLTHGAVSQQIQQLEQAIGCPLFERRGRGLRLNAAGRELLAVAEPALLALQRGVGRVRRIAASHSLRISVLPSFAHYWLLPRLPAFRDACADIALDIDASLAVQDLAQGGFDAAIRIGSGRWPGLYAERIASGEVVPVASPALAQREQKAFDSAASDVPLLEHDATPWRVWFQAHQQVDYGRQLALFNDAGLLIRAAEQSFGIALVKRLLAHDAVGDGRLVEMAAARRLGDGDFYLVWPQAAGLTPAVEQLLAWLRRQLSEA, from the coding sequence ATGTTGAATGACCGCATACCCTTGCACATCCTGCCGACCTTCGTGATTGCCGCGCGGTTGGAAAACCTGCGCGCCACGGCCCAGCAGGTGCATCTGACCCACGGGGCGGTCAGCCAACAAATTCAGCAGCTTGAACAGGCGATCGGCTGCCCGCTGTTCGAACGCCGCGGGCGCGGGTTGAGGCTGAATGCGGCGGGGCGTGAACTGTTGGCGGTGGCTGAACCGGCGCTGCTGGCGCTGCAGAGGGGGGTTGGCCGCGTCAGGCGCATTGCGGCAAGCCATTCGTTACGCATTAGCGTGTTGCCTTCTTTCGCCCATTATTGGCTGTTGCCTCGGCTGCCGGCCTTTCGCGATGCCTGCGCCGATATCGCGCTGGACATCGACGCCTCGCTGGCGGTGCAGGATTTGGCGCAGGGAGGGTTTGATGCGGCGATCCGTATCGGCAGCGGCCGTTGGCCGGGGCTGTATGCGGAGCGCATCGCGTCGGGAGAGGTGGTGCCGGTGGCTTCTCCGGCGCTGGCGCAGCGCGAGCAGAAGGCGTTCGACAGCGCTGCATCGGACGTGCCCTTGTTGGAACACGACGCGACCCCCTGGCGGGTCTGGTTCCAGGCGCACCAGCAGGTGGATTACGGCCGCCAACTGGCGTTATTCAACGACGCCGGGCTATTGATTCGCGCGGCGGAACAGAGCTTCGGCATTGCGCTGGTGAAGCGCCTTCTGGCGCACGACGCCGTCGGCGACGGTCGCCTGGTGGAGATGGCCGCGGCGCGGCGGCTGGGCGATGGCGATTTTTATCTGGTTTGGCCCCAGGCCGCCGGATTGACGCCGGCGGTGGAACAATTATTGGCCTGGTTGCGGCGGCAGTTGAGCGAAGCTTAG
- the rcsA gene encoding transcriptional regulator RcsA, with product MPTIIMDSCSYTRLGLTDYLTAHGVKKRHINAINDIDGLHEKCSKLKPSLVFINEDCFIHEANATERIKRVISLHPDTLFFIFMAITNVHFDDYLYVRKNVIISSKSIKPETMNQLLSHYLEKKAPRAEKLSLDKTPVTLSQTESNMLRMWMSGQGTIQISDQMQIKAKTVSSHKGNIKRKIKTHNKQIIYHVVRLTDTLTSGIFVNSR from the coding sequence ATGCCAACAATTATCATGGATTCATGTAGCTATACCAGGTTAGGTTTAACAGACTATCTTACGGCGCATGGTGTGAAAAAACGCCATATTAACGCCATCAACGATATTGACGGCTTGCACGAGAAATGCAGTAAACTTAAGCCCAGTCTGGTGTTTATTAACGAAGATTGCTTCATACACGAAGCTAATGCCACCGAACGAATAAAACGGGTGATCTCTCTGCACCCCGATACGTTATTCTTCATTTTCATGGCGATCACCAACGTACATTTTGACGATTACTTATATGTTCGTAAAAATGTCATTATCTCGTCAAAATCCATCAAGCCAGAGACTATGAATCAGTTACTTAGTCACTATCTTGAGAAAAAAGCGCCCCGTGCGGAAAAGCTTTCTTTGGATAAAACGCCGGTGACGTTGAGCCAGACGGAGTCCAACATGCTGCGCATGTGGATGTCCGGTCAGGGAACCATCCAGATATCCGACCAGATGCAGATAAAGGCAAAAACCGTTTCTTCCCACAAAGGAAACATCAAACGGAAAATAAAAACGCACAACAAGCAGATCATTTATCATGTTGTTCGTTTAACCGATACGTTGACCAGTGGAATATTTGTTAATAGCCGCTGA
- a CDS encoding pyridoxal phosphate-dependent decarboxylase family protein, whose protein sequence is MHPGLQQDLEQFPQILERTRQIAENFLAGLKQRPVCPPLERQQLQPGDEQLAQSGTGALAALDDFWRHYEAGISASAGPRYFGFVTGGATPAAVAADWLVSIIDQNSQLSHDTIAAAIELATIEQLKSLLGLPETHSGSFVSGATMANFAGLAIGRQWLGQQRGIDVAQQGLAALGEIQVLAANPHASSIKALSMLGIGRHALKTIASLPHSEAIDTQALERHLAASAGVPTLVLASAGTVNTVTFDDLPRLLALRERYPFWLHVDAAFGGVAACSPRYAPLLAGWQQADSITVDAHKWLNVPYDSAIQFTRHLALQMQVFQNHSAYLEAPTLRPDNYLHLTPENSRRFRALPLWLALKAYGRDGMRDIVERNVRLARLLGAELAASDDFRLLAPVNLNVVCFALNQAAGDAAAARDRFIARLDAHGVVRCTPTLYNGQPGIRAALVNWMTEEEDIRQTLASLHHCLPEQI, encoded by the coding sequence ATGCACCCAGGTTTGCAGCAGGATCTTGAGCAGTTCCCACAGATACTCGAACGCACTCGTCAAATCGCGGAAAATTTTCTGGCCGGGCTAAAACAGCGGCCGGTCTGTCCACCGCTGGAACGGCAGCAGCTGCAGCCGGGTGACGAGCAGTTGGCGCAGAGCGGCACCGGCGCCCTGGCCGCGCTGGACGATTTTTGGCGGCACTATGAAGCCGGCATCTCCGCCAGCGCCGGGCCACGCTATTTCGGCTTCGTCACCGGCGGCGCCACTCCGGCGGCGGTAGCGGCGGACTGGCTGGTTAGCATTATCGACCAAAATAGCCAATTGAGCCACGATACCATCGCCGCGGCGATAGAGTTGGCGACCATCGAGCAATTGAAATCGCTGCTTGGGCTGCCGGAAACGCACAGCGGCAGCTTTGTCAGCGGCGCGACCATGGCCAACTTCGCCGGTCTGGCTATCGGCAGGCAGTGGCTGGGCCAGCAACGCGGCATTGATGTGGCTCAGCAAGGCCTGGCGGCGCTGGGGGAGATCCAGGTGCTGGCCGCCAATCCGCACGCCAGCAGCATAAAGGCGCTCAGCATGTTGGGCATCGGCCGCCACGCGCTGAAGACCATCGCCAGCCTGCCGCATTCCGAGGCGATAGATACCCAGGCGTTAGAACGCCATCTGGCCGCCAGCGCGGGCGTACCCACGTTGGTGCTGGCCAGCGCCGGCACGGTCAATACCGTTACCTTTGACGATTTGCCGCGTCTGCTGGCGCTGCGTGAGCGCTATCCTTTTTGGCTGCACGTTGATGCGGCATTTGGCGGCGTAGCCGCCTGCTCGCCACGGTACGCTCCCCTGCTGGCCGGCTGGCAACAGGCGGACTCCATCACCGTCGATGCGCATAAATGGTTGAACGTGCCCTATGACAGCGCAATCCAGTTCACCCGCCATCTGGCGCTGCAGATGCAGGTGTTTCAAAACCACTCGGCCTACCTGGAAGCGCCAACCTTGCGGCCGGACAACTATTTGCACCTGACGCCGGAAAATTCGCGGCGCTTCCGCGCCCTGCCGCTGTGGCTGGCGTTAAAGGCCTACGGCCGCGACGGCATGCGGGACATCGTCGAGCGCAACGTCAGACTGGCGCGCCTGCTAGGGGCAGAACTTGCCGCCAGCGACGATTTCCGCCTGCTGGCGCCGGTTAATCTGAACGTGGTGTGTTTCGCCCTGAACCAGGCCGCAGGCGATGCCGCTGCGGCGCGTGACCGCTTTATCGCCCGGCTGGACGCTCACGGCGTGGTGCGCTGTACGCCAACCCTGTATAACGGCCAGCCGGGCATTCGCGCAGCCTTGGTCAACTGGATGACGGAGGAAGAAGATATTCGGCAAACGCTGGCCTCACTGCACCACTGTCTGCCGGAACAAATATGA
- a CDS encoding GNAT family N-acetyltransferase: MRHNQYGQPVGDALDNWQPAGDPGNDVLQGRFCRLEPLSAERRAAELYRAYQLAEDGRDWTYLFCERPETPAAFDQYLQTQANGPDRKTMAVIDQASGKAIGTCAFLRIDSGNGVIELGSINWSPLMKRRVVGSEAIFLMLKHVFDDLGYRRCEWKCDSRNLPSRQAAERFGFRYEGTFRQAIVVKGRNRDTDWLSIIDGEWPAVREAFGRWLSADNISDSGLQKQRLQAFQAQ; the protein is encoded by the coding sequence GTGAGACATAACCAATATGGGCAGCCGGTAGGCGACGCTTTAGACAACTGGCAGCCGGCGGGTGACCCCGGAAACGACGTATTGCAGGGGCGCTTTTGTCGCCTGGAGCCGCTGTCGGCGGAACGCCGGGCCGCCGAACTCTACCGGGCTTACCAGCTGGCGGAGGATGGCCGCGACTGGACCTATCTCTTTTGCGAACGGCCGGAGACGCCGGCGGCGTTCGATCAGTACCTGCAGACGCAGGCCAACGGCCCCGACAGAAAAACCATGGCCGTCATCGATCAGGCCAGCGGCAAAGCGATTGGCACCTGCGCCTTCTTGCGTATCGACTCGGGCAACGGCGTGATCGAACTGGGCTCCATCAACTGGTCCCCGCTGATGAAACGCCGAGTGGTCGGCAGTGAAGCCATCTTCCTGATGCTGAAGCACGTGTTTGACGATCTTGGCTACCGCCGCTGCGAATGGAAATGCGACAGCCGCAATTTGCCTTCGCGCCAGGCCGCCGAGCGGTTCGGTTTCCGCTATGAGGGAACCTTCCGCCAGGCGATCGTCGTCAAGGGGCGTAACCGCGACACCGACTGGCTGTCGATCATCGACGGCGAGTGGCCGGCGGTGCGCGAGGCGTTTGGCCGTTGGCTGTCTGCGGATAATATCAGCGACAGCGGGCTGCAAAAGCAGCGCCTGCAGGCATTTCAGGCGCAATGA
- the cspE gene encoding transcription antiterminator/RNA stability regulator CspE, translated as MSNMIKGQVKWFNESKGFGFITPADGSKDVFVHFSAIQDQGFKTLAEGQNVQFSIENGAKGPSAANVTAI; from the coding sequence ATGTCTAACATGATCAAAGGTCAAGTGAAGTGGTTCAACGAGTCTAAAGGTTTCGGTTTCATCACTCCAGCAGACGGCAGCAAAGACGTGTTCGTACACTTCTCTGCAATCCAGGATCAAGGCTTCAAGACCCTGGCAGAAGGCCAGAACGTACAGTTCTCTATCGAGAACGGTGCTAAAGGTCCATCAGCGGCTAACGTTACCGCTATCTAA
- the dsrB gene encoding protein DsrB yields MKVQDRVTVKTDGGPRREGVILAVEEFNEGTMYLVALEDYPAGVWFFNEIDSRDGTFVEPRHTSTK; encoded by the coding sequence ATGAAAGTGCAGGATCGGGTGACGGTGAAGACAGATGGCGGCCCACGGCGCGAAGGGGTGATTCTGGCGGTAGAGGAGTTCAACGAGGGAACGATGTACCTGGTTGCGCTGGAGGACTATCCTGCGGGGGTCTGGTTCTTCAATGAGATCGACAGCCGCGACGGCACTTTTGTCGAGCCGCGCCATACGTCAACAAAATAA